The following are from one region of the Syngnathus typhle isolate RoL2023-S1 ecotype Sweden linkage group LG22, RoL_Styp_1.0, whole genome shotgun sequence genome:
- the znf513a gene encoding zinc finger protein 513a, whose amino-acid sequence MPRKKQQHPQPVKLDSKAVVAAASAGNLAFDTDFLLEHDLQFGDPYRSGKILGLEKFSEVAAEIGFSVYPLCDEDSSDCSGSGGSSMDSETETSHSSTPDHGLEDEGRAGRSEAPFPPYLPCRGCGQLRDDHLVDLPAAPYCLRCCKASREPKNGDFAFGSLAGLHSPLDGMAGDGDDKNKLHSCHLCGFSSRYANHVKRHMKTHNGEKPFNCPVCAYASAQLVNLQRHLRIHTGEKPYKCESCAFACSSLGNLKRHQRMHMPAGAETHGGPQQHAVGGLKRHVAASGPRVSEEDEAAKEVAAASAHLTMSAQNADYLSAFESLKGVSPLSTTPTPDQPSGNGRASRPAAPPPAPSSSLFPFTCRLCGVVLEDEDGSSAQICAKCTLEMLTKDSSASPGSPGERGDKVYTCAACPFLTHYPNHLARHMKTHSGEKPYKCPQCDYASAHFDNLKRHHRVHTGEKPYKCHLCDYACGNLANLKRHQRVHSGAKPFVCAVCNYSCNQSMNLKRHMLRHTGEKPYKCQECGYTTGHWDNYKRHQKKHGHATDGWVKMSPAQLARNQDDDKGGPRSGGGHRKEAAGEGAAAPDVPYVAREGAQTLQHPNWKLEMV is encoded by the exons ATGCCAAGGAAAAAACAGCAGCATCCACAGCCAGTCAAAT TGGATTCAAAAGCTGTTGTAGCCGCCGCAAGTGCAGGAAACCTCGCCTTCGACACAGACTTCCTTCTGGAACACGACCTTCAATTTGGCGATCCTTATCGCAGCGGCAAGATTCTTGGCCTGGAAAAATTCTCAG AGGTAGCTGCTGAGATCGGTTTCTCTGTGTATCCTCTGTGTGATGAGGACAGCTCTgactgcagcggcagcggcggcagcagcatggACAGCGAAACGGAAACCTCCCACAGCAGCACCCCCGACCACGGCCTGGAAGACGAGGGCAGGGCGGGCCGCTCCGAAGCCCCCTTCCCCCCCTACCTGCCGTGCCGGGGCTGCGGCCAGCTGCGCGACGACCACCTGGTAGACCTGCCGGCGGCTCCCTACTGCCTGCGCTGCTGCAAGGCCTCGCGGGAGCCCAAGAACGGCGACTTTGCTTTCGGGAGCCTGGCCGGGCTCCACTCGCCGCTGGACGGCATGGCGGGCGACGGCGACGACAAGAACAAGCTGCACTCGTGCCACCTGTGCGGCTTCTCCTCGCGCTACGCCAACCACGTCAAGCGGCACATGAAGACGCACAACGGCGAGAAGCCCTTCAACTGCCCCGTGTGCGCCTACGCCTCGGCGCAGCTGGTCAACCTGCAGCGCCACCTGCGCATccacacgggcgagaagccctACAAATGCGAGAGCTGCGCCTTCGCCTGCAGCTCGCTGGGCAACCTCAAGCGCCACCAGCGCATGCACATGCCCGCCGGCGCCGAGACGCACGGGGGCCCGCAGCAGCACGCCGTCGGAGGCCTCAAGAGACACGTGGCGGCGAGTGGCCCCCGAGTCAGCGAAGAAGATGAAGCTGCCAAGG AGGTGGCCGCCGCCTCGGCCCACCTGACTATGTCGGCCCAGAACGCCGACTATCTCTCTGCGTTTGAGAGTCTCAAGGGGGTGTCGCCGCTGTCCACCACGCCCACCCCCGACCAGCCGTCCGGCAACGGCAGAGCCAGCAGGCCGGCGGCCCCGCCCCCAGCACCCTCCTCCTCCCTGTTCCCCTTCACGTGTCGCCTCTGCGGCGTGGTGCTGGAAGACGAGGACGGCTCGTCGGCGCAGATCTGCGCCAAGTGCACGCTGGAGATGCTCACCAAGGACTCGTCGGCGTCGCCCGGCAGCCCCGGCGAGCGCGGCGACAAGGTGTACACCTGCGCCGCCTGCCCCTTCCTCACGCATTACCCCAACCACCTGGCGCGCCACATGAAGACGCACAGCGGCGAGAAGCCCTACAAGTGCCCGCAGTGCGACTACGCCTCGGCGCACTTCGACAACCTCAAGCGGCACCACCGCGtgcacacgggcgagaagccctACAAGTGCCACCTGTGCGACTACGCCTGCGGCAACCTGGCCAACCTCAAGCGCCACCAGCGGGTGCACTCTGGCGCCAAGCCCTTTGTCTGCGCCGTCTGCAACTACAGCTGCAACCAGAGCATGAACCTCAAGCGCCACATGCTGCGgcacacgggcgagaagccctACAAGTGCCAGGAGTGCGGCTACACCACGGGCCACTGGGACAACTACAAGCGACACCAGAAGAAGCACGGACACGCCACCGACGGCTGGGTCAAGATGTCCCCCGCCCAACTCGCCAG
- the si:ch211-278j3.3 gene encoding E3 ubiquitin-protein ligase RNF19B → MKRPKQQTGGPLSFLNFFSRKPKSEGRPEKPAEARPKEEVAIALTPSQHGPQREETAEESGQGRLCGAESADSAAAPAEDAVESTPSGPPAATGSTDVLSLSWSGQDPPVADEHLEECPLCLLSQPAQCFPRLLSCPHRTCGDCLRRYLRMEISESRVAIACPQCPEALTPLDVRTILDDPVVLERFEEYHLRRFLAADPDTRWCPAPDCSYAVIAYGCAECPKLRCGRDGCDTDFCYHCRQLWHPNQTCDQARRQRARHALDGATAATAAALYVFNEEPGGDAEEIKPCPRCGAYIMKTNDGSCNRMNCTVCACQFCWLCMQEITDVHYLSPSGCTFWGKKPWSQTRKVLWQVGMLLGAPVIISLIAGLAIPVIIVGIPIYMGRKVHGRCKKNNISGSKHYLTVASGVMMSVFVSPVIAAVTVGVGVPLMLTYVYGVVPMSLCRNGWCRQPADAPDALEDLASYLLFSHMVSEHWRAQSSPTLADTSVREVSAQEALAPHPLPSAAAAAAAAAAAAAEESPREDGQSECNGGSRDGANIEVRVEIERQPRGARQSSLSSILSSRSLSSESLGRLARGDGNAFPVFESEDV, encoded by the exons ATGAAGAGGCCCAAGCAGCAGACGGGGGGCCCGCTCAGCTTCCTCAACTTCTTCAGCCGGAAGCCCAAATCGGAAGGGCGGCCCGAAAAGCCCGCCGAGGCTCGGCCGAAAGAGGAGGTGGCCATCGCGCTCACCCCCAGCCAACATGGGCCGCAACGG GAAGAGACTGCCGAAGAGTCTGGTCAAGGGAGACTTTGCGGAGCGGAAAGCGCCGACAGCGCCGCCGCGCCCGCGGAGGATGCCGTTGAGTCGACGCCGTCCGGCCCGCCGGCCGCCACGGGCTCCACTGACGTCCTGTCGCTGTCCTGGTCCGGCCAGGACCCGCCGGTGGCGGACGAGCACCTAGAGGAGTGCCCGCTGTGCCTGCTTAGCCAGCCGGCGCAGTGCTTCCCCAGACTGCTCAGCTGCCCCCACCGCACCTGCGGCGACTGCCTGCGGCGATACCTGCGCATGGAAATCTCCGAGAGCCGGGTGGCCATTGCGTGCCCGCAGTGTCCCGAGGCCCTGACGCCGCTGGATGTGCGCACCATCCTGGATGACCCGGTGGTGCTGGAGAGGTTCGAGGAGTACCACCTGCGGCGCTTCCTGGCCGCCGACCCGGACACGCGCTGGTGTCCCGCACCGGACTGCAG CTACGCGGTGATCGCGTACGGCTGCGCTGAGTGTCCCAAGCTGCGGTGCGGGCGCGACGGCTGCGATACCGACTTCTGCTACCACTGTCGCCAGCTGTGGCACCCCAACCAGACCTGTGACCAGGCGCGGCGCCAGCGTGCGCGCCACGCTTTGGACGGCGCCACGGCCGCCACGGCCGCTGCGCTCTACGTCTTCAATGAAGAACCCGGAGGAG ATGCGGAGGAGATCAAGCCGTGTCCCCGCTGCGGCGCTTACATCATGAAGACCAACGACGGCAGCTGCAACCGCATGAACTGTACCGTGTGCGCTTGCCAGTTCTGCTGGCTGTGCATGCAGGAGATCACCGACGTCCACTACCTCAG TCCCTCAGGATGTACCTTCTGGGGCAAGAAGCCCTGGTCTCAGACCCGCAAAGTTCTGTGGCAGGTGGGCATGTTGCTGGGCGCCCCCGTGATCATCTCGCTCATCGCCGGCCTTGCCATTCCCGTCATCATCGTGGGCATACCCATCTACATGGGCCGAAAG GTCCACGGTCGTTGCAAGAAAAACAATATCTCAGGAAGTAAGCACTACTTGACGGTGGCGAGCGGCGTGATGATGTCGGTGTTTGTCTCGCCCGTCATCGCGGCTGTCACAGTGG GCGTGGGCGTCCCGCTCATGTTGACGTACGTGTACGGGGTGGTGCCCATGTCGCTGTGCAGGAACGGTTGGTGTCGACAGCCCGCCGACGCTCCCGACGCGCTGGAGGACCTCGCCAGCT ATCTTCTGTTCTCTCACATGGTGAGCGAGCACTGGCGGGCTCAAAGCAGCCCCACGCTGGCCGACACCAGCGTGCGGGAGGTCAGCGCGCAGGAAGCGCTTGCCCCCCACCCGCTCCccagtgcggcggcggcggcggcggcggcggcggcggcggcggcggaggagtcCCCCCGAGAGGACGGACAGTCAGAGTGCAACGGTGGTTCCAG GGACGGAGCCAACATCGAAGTGCGCGTGGAGATCGAGAGGCAGCCCCGAGGCGCTCGCCAGTCCAGCCTCAGCAGCATCCTGTCCAGCCGCAGTTTGTCCAGCGAGTCCCTGGGACGCTTGGCGAGGGGAGACGGTAACGCTTTCCCCGTCTTTGAATCGGAAGACGTATGA
- the si:dkey-71h2.2 gene encoding low density lipoprotein receptor adapter protein 1 isoform X2, producing MDALKNAGRAIIKSPGVPRHTWGTSKHEKLPENWTDTKETLLEGMAFNLKYLGMTLVGQPKGEDMAAAAIRRIVTTARAGAKKFRKVTLTVSPKGIVITDTDTADLVENVSIYRISYCTADKSQDKVFAYVSQSAFNETLECHAFLCQKKKIAQAVTLTVAQAFKVALDLWELAQQDKSRKARSACCSCAAATNGHGAATTDAGCLPAAAFSSDTSGSADKMPRRPFLSTSISSPSPRSNPARRRPVKHDSWDVDDGLDDLLASMDVEDTGSEWSSPAPDPSLPMQL from the exons ATGGACGCGCTGAAAAACGCCGGGAGAGCCATCATCAAGAGCCCTGGCGTCCCGCGGCACACGTGGGGAACTTCCAAGCACGAAA AGCTTCCCGAGAACTGGACCGACACCAAAGAGACTCTGTTGGAGGGCATGGCGTTCAACCTCAAGTACCTGGGAATGACATTAGTGGGCCAGCCCAAAGGGGAGGacatggccgccgccgccatccgcAGGATCGTCACCACG GCCAGAGCCGGCGCTAAGAAGTTCCGCAAAGTCACGCTGACCGTCTCCCCGAAAGGCATCGTCATTACCGACACGGACACGGCGGACCTGGTCGAAAACGTCTCCATCTACAG AATCTCGTACTGCACAGCAGACAAAAGCCAGGACAAGGTGTTTGCCTACGTGTCTCAGAGCGCTTTCAACGAGACGCTGGAGTGTCACGCCTTCCTCTGCCAGAAGAAGAAGATT GCTCAGGCCGTGACGCTGACTGTGGCACAGGCCTTCAAAGTGGCCCTGGATCTTTGGGAGCTTGCTCAACAAG ATAAAAGCAGGAAGGCGAGAAGCGCATGTTGCTCCTGCGCAGCCGCCACCAACGGTCACGGGGCGGCGACGACAGACGCTGGCTGCCTTCCCGCAG CGGCGTTCTCTTCAGACACGTCTGGCAGCGCCGACAAGATGCCGCGTCGACCGTTCCTGTCCACCTCCATCAGCTCGCCGTCGCCTCGCAGCAACCCCGCTCGGAGGCGACCCGTCAAACACGACTCCTGG GACGTGGACGACGGACTGGATGACCTTTTGGCAAG CATGGACGTAGAGGACACAGGCAGTG AATGGTCAAGCCCGGCTCCTGACCCATCTTTGCCCATGCAGCTTTGA
- the si:dkey-71h2.2 gene encoding low density lipoprotein receptor adapter protein 1 isoform X5, with protein sequence MDALKNAGRAIIKSPGVPRHTWGTSKHEKLPENWTDTKETLLEGMAFNLKYLGMTLVGQPKGEDMAAAAIRRIVTTARAGAKKFRKVTLTVSPKGIVITDTDTADLVENVSIYRISYCTADKSQDKVFAYVSQSAFNETLECHAFLCQKKKIAQAVTLTVAQAFKVALDLWELAQQDKSRKARSACCSCAAATNGHGAATTDAGCLPAAAFSSDTSGSADKMPRRPFLSTSISSPSPRSNPARRRPVKHDSWDVDDGLDDLLARMVKPGS encoded by the exons ATGGACGCGCTGAAAAACGCCGGGAGAGCCATCATCAAGAGCCCTGGCGTCCCGCGGCACACGTGGGGAACTTCCAAGCACGAAA AGCTTCCCGAGAACTGGACCGACACCAAAGAGACTCTGTTGGAGGGCATGGCGTTCAACCTCAAGTACCTGGGAATGACATTAGTGGGCCAGCCCAAAGGGGAGGacatggccgccgccgccatccgcAGGATCGTCACCACG GCCAGAGCCGGCGCTAAGAAGTTCCGCAAAGTCACGCTGACCGTCTCCCCGAAAGGCATCGTCATTACCGACACGGACACGGCGGACCTGGTCGAAAACGTCTCCATCTACAG AATCTCGTACTGCACAGCAGACAAAAGCCAGGACAAGGTGTTTGCCTACGTGTCTCAGAGCGCTTTCAACGAGACGCTGGAGTGTCACGCCTTCCTCTGCCAGAAGAAGAAGATT GCTCAGGCCGTGACGCTGACTGTGGCACAGGCCTTCAAAGTGGCCCTGGATCTTTGGGAGCTTGCTCAACAAG ATAAAAGCAGGAAGGCGAGAAGCGCATGTTGCTCCTGCGCAGCCGCCACCAACGGTCACGGGGCGGCGACGACAGACGCTGGCTGCCTTCCCGCAG CGGCGTTCTCTTCAGACACGTCTGGCAGCGCCGACAAGATGCCGCGTCGACCGTTCCTGTCCACCTCCATCAGCTCGCCGTCGCCTCGCAGCAACCCCGCTCGGAGGCGACCCGTCAAACACGACTCCTGG GACGTGGACGACGGACTGGATGACCTTTTGGCAAG AATGGTCAAGCCCGGCTCCTGA
- the si:dkey-71h2.2 gene encoding low density lipoprotein receptor adapter protein 1-B isoform X6 — MDALKNAGRAIIKSPGVPRHTWGTSKHEKLPENWTDTKETLLEGMAFNLKYLGMTLVGQPKGEDMAAAAIRRIVTTARAGAKKFRKVTLTVSPKGIVITDTDTADLVENVSIYRISYCTADKSQDKVFAYVSQSAFNETLECHAFLCQKKKIAQAVTLTVAQAFKVALDLWELAQQDKSRKARSACCSCAAATNGHGAATTDAGCLPADTSGSADKMPRRPFLSTSISSPSPRSNPARRRPVKHDSWDVDDGLDDLLAR; from the exons ATGGACGCGCTGAAAAACGCCGGGAGAGCCATCATCAAGAGCCCTGGCGTCCCGCGGCACACGTGGGGAACTTCCAAGCACGAAA AGCTTCCCGAGAACTGGACCGACACCAAAGAGACTCTGTTGGAGGGCATGGCGTTCAACCTCAAGTACCTGGGAATGACATTAGTGGGCCAGCCCAAAGGGGAGGacatggccgccgccgccatccgcAGGATCGTCACCACG GCCAGAGCCGGCGCTAAGAAGTTCCGCAAAGTCACGCTGACCGTCTCCCCGAAAGGCATCGTCATTACCGACACGGACACGGCGGACCTGGTCGAAAACGTCTCCATCTACAG AATCTCGTACTGCACAGCAGACAAAAGCCAGGACAAGGTGTTTGCCTACGTGTCTCAGAGCGCTTTCAACGAGACGCTGGAGTGTCACGCCTTCCTCTGCCAGAAGAAGAAGATT GCTCAGGCCGTGACGCTGACTGTGGCACAGGCCTTCAAAGTGGCCCTGGATCTTTGGGAGCTTGCTCAACAAG ATAAAAGCAGGAAGGCGAGAAGCGCATGTTGCTCCTGCGCAGCCGCCACCAACGGTCACGGGGCGGCGACGACAGACGCTGGCTGCCTTCCCGCAG ACACGTCTGGCAGCGCCGACAAGATGCCGCGTCGACCGTTCCTGTCCACCTCCATCAGCTCGCCGTCGCCTCGCAGCAACCCCGCTCGGAGGCGACCCGTCAAACACGACTCCTGG GACGTGGACGACGGACTGGATGACCTTTTGGCAAGGTGA
- the si:dkey-71h2.2 gene encoding low density lipoprotein receptor adapter protein 1-B isoform X4, with protein MDALKNAGRAIIKSPGVPRHTWGTSKHEKLPENWTDTKETLLEGMAFNLKYLGMTLVGQPKGEDMAAAAIRRIVTTARAGAKKFRKVTLTVSPKGIVITDTDTADLVENVSIYRISYCTADKSQDKVFAYVSQSAFNETLECHAFLCQKKKIAQAVTLTVAQAFKVALDLWELAQQDKSRKARSACCSCAAATNGHGAATTDAGCLPAGKKIQRTQFPVSQASGVLFRHVWQRRQDAASTVPVHLHQLAVASQQPRSEATRQTRLLGRGRRTG; from the exons ATGGACGCGCTGAAAAACGCCGGGAGAGCCATCATCAAGAGCCCTGGCGTCCCGCGGCACACGTGGGGAACTTCCAAGCACGAAA AGCTTCCCGAGAACTGGACCGACACCAAAGAGACTCTGTTGGAGGGCATGGCGTTCAACCTCAAGTACCTGGGAATGACATTAGTGGGCCAGCCCAAAGGGGAGGacatggccgccgccgccatccgcAGGATCGTCACCACG GCCAGAGCCGGCGCTAAGAAGTTCCGCAAAGTCACGCTGACCGTCTCCCCGAAAGGCATCGTCATTACCGACACGGACACGGCGGACCTGGTCGAAAACGTCTCCATCTACAG AATCTCGTACTGCACAGCAGACAAAAGCCAGGACAAGGTGTTTGCCTACGTGTCTCAGAGCGCTTTCAACGAGACGCTGGAGTGTCACGCCTTCCTCTGCCAGAAGAAGAAGATT GCTCAGGCCGTGACGCTGACTGTGGCACAGGCCTTCAAAGTGGCCCTGGATCTTTGGGAGCTTGCTCAACAAG ATAAAAGCAGGAAGGCGAGAAGCGCATGTTGCTCCTGCGCAGCCGCCACCAACGGTCACGGGGCGGCGACGACAGACGCTGGCTGCCTTCCCGCAGGTAAGAAGATCCAAAGAACTCAATTCCCGGTAAGTCAAGCTAGCGGCGTTCTCTTCAGACACGTCTGGCAGCGCCGACAAGATGCCGCGTCGACCGTTCCTGTCCACCTCCATCAGCTCGCCGTCGCCTCGCAGCAACCCCGCTCGGAGGCGACCCGTCAAACACGACTCCTGG GACGTGGACGACGGACTGGATGA
- the si:dkey-71h2.2 gene encoding low density lipoprotein receptor adapter protein 1 isoform X1, translated as MDALKNAGRAIIKSPGVPRHTWGTSKHEKLPENWTDTKETLLEGMAFNLKYLGMTLVGQPKGEDMAAAAIRRIVTTARAGAKKFRKVTLTVSPKGIVITDTDTADLVENVSIYRISYCTADKSQDKVFAYVSQSAFNETLECHAFLCQKKKIAQAVTLTVAQAFKVALDLWELAQQDKSRKARSACCSCAAATNGHGAATTDAGCLPAAAFSSDTSGSADKMPRRPFLSTSISSPSPRSNPARRRPVKHDSWDVDDGLDDLLASSMDVEDTGSEWSSPAPDPSLPMQL; from the exons ATGGACGCGCTGAAAAACGCCGGGAGAGCCATCATCAAGAGCCCTGGCGTCCCGCGGCACACGTGGGGAACTTCCAAGCACGAAA AGCTTCCCGAGAACTGGACCGACACCAAAGAGACTCTGTTGGAGGGCATGGCGTTCAACCTCAAGTACCTGGGAATGACATTAGTGGGCCAGCCCAAAGGGGAGGacatggccgccgccgccatccgcAGGATCGTCACCACG GCCAGAGCCGGCGCTAAGAAGTTCCGCAAAGTCACGCTGACCGTCTCCCCGAAAGGCATCGTCATTACCGACACGGACACGGCGGACCTGGTCGAAAACGTCTCCATCTACAG AATCTCGTACTGCACAGCAGACAAAAGCCAGGACAAGGTGTTTGCCTACGTGTCTCAGAGCGCTTTCAACGAGACGCTGGAGTGTCACGCCTTCCTCTGCCAGAAGAAGAAGATT GCTCAGGCCGTGACGCTGACTGTGGCACAGGCCTTCAAAGTGGCCCTGGATCTTTGGGAGCTTGCTCAACAAG ATAAAAGCAGGAAGGCGAGAAGCGCATGTTGCTCCTGCGCAGCCGCCACCAACGGTCACGGGGCGGCGACGACAGACGCTGGCTGCCTTCCCGCAG CGGCGTTCTCTTCAGACACGTCTGGCAGCGCCGACAAGATGCCGCGTCGACCGTTCCTGTCCACCTCCATCAGCTCGCCGTCGCCTCGCAGCAACCCCGCTCGGAGGCGACCCGTCAAACACGACTCCTGG GACGTGGACGACGGACTGGATGACCTTTTGGCAAG CAGCATGGACGTAGAGGACACAGGCAGTG AATGGTCAAGCCCGGCTCCTGACCCATCTTTGCCCATGCAGCTTTGA
- the si:dkey-71h2.2 gene encoding low density lipoprotein receptor adapter protein 1 isoform X3: MDALKNAGRAIIKSPGVPRHTWGTSKHEKLPENWTDTKETLLEGMAFNLKYLGMTLVGQPKGEDMAAAAIRRIVTTARAGAKKFRKVTLTVSPKGIVITDTDTADLVENVSIYRISYCTADKSQDKVFAYVSQSAFNETLECHAFLCQKKKIAQAVTLTVAQAFKVALDLWELAQQDKSRKARSACCSCAAATNGHGAATTDAGCLPAAAFSSDTSGSADKMPRRPFLSTSISSPSPRSNPARRRPVKHDSWDVDDGLDDLLASSMDVEDTGSDLRHLL, from the exons ATGGACGCGCTGAAAAACGCCGGGAGAGCCATCATCAAGAGCCCTGGCGTCCCGCGGCACACGTGGGGAACTTCCAAGCACGAAA AGCTTCCCGAGAACTGGACCGACACCAAAGAGACTCTGTTGGAGGGCATGGCGTTCAACCTCAAGTACCTGGGAATGACATTAGTGGGCCAGCCCAAAGGGGAGGacatggccgccgccgccatccgcAGGATCGTCACCACG GCCAGAGCCGGCGCTAAGAAGTTCCGCAAAGTCACGCTGACCGTCTCCCCGAAAGGCATCGTCATTACCGACACGGACACGGCGGACCTGGTCGAAAACGTCTCCATCTACAG AATCTCGTACTGCACAGCAGACAAAAGCCAGGACAAGGTGTTTGCCTACGTGTCTCAGAGCGCTTTCAACGAGACGCTGGAGTGTCACGCCTTCCTCTGCCAGAAGAAGAAGATT GCTCAGGCCGTGACGCTGACTGTGGCACAGGCCTTCAAAGTGGCCCTGGATCTTTGGGAGCTTGCTCAACAAG ATAAAAGCAGGAAGGCGAGAAGCGCATGTTGCTCCTGCGCAGCCGCCACCAACGGTCACGGGGCGGCGACGACAGACGCTGGCTGCCTTCCCGCAG CGGCGTTCTCTTCAGACACGTCTGGCAGCGCCGACAAGATGCCGCGTCGACCGTTCCTGTCCACCTCCATCAGCTCGCCGTCGCCTCGCAGCAACCCCGCTCGGAGGCGACCCGTCAAACACGACTCCTGG GACGTGGACGACGGACTGGATGACCTTTTGGCAAG CAGCATGGACGTAGAGGACACAGGCAGTG ATCTTCGACATCTTCTTTGA
- the fndc4a gene encoding fibronectin type III domain-containing protein 4, with protein sequence MSRPLVVIHSAVLLLFGSDVFLVGANRPPAPINVSVIHLGSDSATVSWEVPEGDVIIGFSVSQQRQDRHTQRFIREVNTSSRACVLWDLQEDTDYVIQVQSIGLYGESQASEKVHFRTLKKSEERFPSNSSNRDEPTVQGLERSRHLQTGELIIIVVVLLMWAAVIALFCRQYDIIKDNDSSNNKEKVKATSERSTPEHRLGKFHPSVPSINIIQV encoded by the exons atgAGCCGCCCGCTGGTTGTGATCCACTCGGCGGTCCTGTTGCTCTTCGGAAGCGACGTGTTCCTGGTGGGGGCAA ATCGGCCGCCGGCTCCCATCAACGTGTCCGTCATCCACCTGGGCTCCGACTCGGCCACCGTCTCCTGGGAGGTCCCCGAGGGGGACGTCATCATCGGCTTTTCGGTCTCGCAGCAG AGGCAGGACCGGCACACGCAGCGCTTCATCCGGGAAGTCAACACCAGCAGCCGAGCTTGCGTCCTGTGGGACCTGCAGGAGGACACGGACTACGTGATCCAGGTGCAGTCCATCGGCCTCTACGGCGAAAGCCAAGCCAGCGAGAAGGTCCACTTCCGCACGCTCAAGAAGAGCGAGGAGCGCTTTCCCTCCAACAGTTCCAACCGAG ATGAGCCAACAGTGCAGGGCCTGGAGAGGTCACGACATCTGCAGACAGGAGAGCTCATCATCATCGTGGTGGTTTTGCTCATGTGGGCAG CCGTCATCGCCCTGTTCTGCCGCCAGTATGACATCATCAAGGACAACGACTCCAGCAACAACAAGGAGAAGGTCAAGGCCACGTCGGAGAGGAGCACGCCGGAGCACCGCCTCGGCAAG TTTCACCCATCCGTGCCGTCCATCAACATCATCCAGGTGTGA
- the nme6 gene encoding LOW QUALITY PROTEIN: nucleoside diphosphate kinase 6 (The sequence of the model RefSeq protein was modified relative to this genomic sequence to represent the inferred CDS: inserted 1 base in 1 codon), which yields MFYESLRAFWSPQXKTSEPMLVTACRLSKALQLTLAVIKPDAVAHPLMLDALHQSILDNHFVIVRCKDLLWKRQDSERFYSEHSGRFFYQRLVEFTSSGPMRAYILAREDAVCHWRQLMGPTKVFRARYTSPTSLRAQFGLTDTRNTTHGSDSAESARREITFFFPDFRPDEWMEREEPSFRSGRIAYDPRQHVHTLSAQR from the exons ATGTTTTATGAAAGTTTACGAGCATTTTGGAGCCCTC ATAAGACTTCCG aGCCAATGTTGGTGACGGCTTGTCGCTTGTCCAAAGCGCTGCAGCTCACCCTGGCGGTCATCAAACCAGATGCAGTGGCTCATCCTCTCATGCTGGAC GCGCTTCACCAAAGTATCCTGGATAACCACTTTGTCATCGTTCGATGTAAAGACCTGCTGTGGAAACGACAAGACTCTGAGCGCTTTTATTCGGAGCATTCAG GGAGATTCTTCTACCAAAGGCTTGTTGAGTTCACGTCAAG CGGCCCGATGCGGGCGTACATTTTAGCCCGAGAGGACGCCGTCTGCCACTGGAGGCAACTGATGGGTCCCACCAAAGTGTTCCGAGCCCGCTACACCTCTCCGACCTCCCTGCGAGCTCAGTTTGGCCTCACGGACACGCGCAACACCACTCACGGCTCAG ATTCCGCCGAGTCAGCCCGCAGAGAAATAACTTTCTTCTTCCCGGACTTCCGGCCCGACGAGTGGATGGAGAGGGAGGAGCCATCTTTCCGGTCGGGACGGATCGCCTACGATCCTCGGCAACACGTCCACACACTCTCGGCTCAGCGTTAA